In Primulina huaijiensis isolate GDHJ02 chromosome 6, ASM1229523v2, whole genome shotgun sequence, a single window of DNA contains:
- the LOC140978113 gene encoding glyceraldehyde-3-phosphate dehydrogenase GAPCP2, chloroplastic-like: MAAFSSSLIGSAPSLGLDVDALHPSSLSVVSYGSFRGNVKSVKFRSSIGGTNVQVDSHSLQRFTAHGIKPIKATATEVPPTIPKSRGGGKTKIGINGFGRIGRLVLRIATLRDDIDVVAVNDPFIDAKYMAYMFKYDSTHGPYKGTISVADESTLEINGKLIKISSKRNPAEIPWGDYGAEYVVESSGVFTTIEKASEHKKGGAKKVVISAPSGDAPMFVVGVNETKYKPSMDIVSNASCTTNCLAPVAKVVHEEFGILEGLMTTVHATTATQKTVDGPSMKDWRGGRGAGQNIIPSSTGAAKAVGKVLPELNGRLTGMAFRVPTPNVSVVDLTCRLEKNASYEDVKAAIKYAAEGPMKGILGYTEDDVVSNDFIGDSRSSIFDAKAGIGLSKSFMKLVAWYDNEWGYSNRVLDLIEHMALVAATNK; encoded by the exons ATGGCGGCGTTCTCTTCTTCGCTTATTGGATCTGCGCCCTCGCTTGGTCTCGATGTCGATGCACTCCATCCATCCAGTCTATCCGTG GTATCTTATGGGAGTTTTCGAGGCAATGTAAAATCAGTGAAGTTCAGATCCAGCATCGGTGGCACTAATGTTCAAGTTGATTCACATTCGTTACA GAGGTTTACTGCACATGGGATTAAGCCTATTAAAGCAACGGCTACAGAAGTTCCTCCAACCATACCAA AGTCACGAGGCGGAGGGAAGACAAAGATTGGGATCAATG GTTTTGGGCGTATTGGGAGGCTCGTTCTGCGCATAGCAACCCTCAGGGATGACATTGATGTTGTGGCAGTTAACGATCCTTTTATTGATGCTAAGTACATG GCATACATGTTCAAGTACGATTCCACTCATGGACCATACAAGGGGACCATCTCGGTTGCAGATGAATCCACTTTGGAAATAAATGGAAAGCTGATTAAAATTAGCAGCAAAAG GAATCCAGCAGAGATTCCTTGGGGTGACTATGGGGCTGAGTATGTCGTTGAATCTTCTGGGGTCTTCACTACAATTGAGAAGGCATCAGAACACAAAAAG GGTGGGGCAAAGAAGGTTGTGATCTCAGCTCCATCAGGCGATGCCCCAATGTTCGTTGTTGGTGTAAATGAGACTAAGTACAAACCAAGCATGGACATTGTTTCCAATGCTAGCTGTACCACCAATTGCCTTGCTCCAGTGGCCAAG GTTGTACATGAGGAGTTTGGTATTTTAGAGGGTTTAATGACAACCGTCCATGCGACAACCG CCACACAGAAAACCGTCGATGGTCCTTCTATGAAAGATTGGCGAGGTGGTCGTGGAGCAGGGCAGAACATCATCCCTAGTTCTACTGGTGCTGCAAAG GCTGTTGGGAAAGTTCTTCCAGAACTCAATGGTCGGCTCACTGGAATGGCTTTCCGTGTACCTACTCCTAATGTTTCTGTTGTTGACTTAACTTGTCGACTCGAAAAGAATGCTTCCTATGAAGATGTGAAAGCAGCTATTAA ATATGCAGCAGAGGGTCCAATGAAGGGCATCCTAGGGTACACTGAAGATGATGTTGTCTCCAATGATTTTATTGGTGACTCTAG GTCAAGCATTTTTGACGCCAAGGCTGGCATAGGTCTTAGCAAGTCGTTCATGAAGCTAGTTGCTTGGTATGATAACGAATGGGGTTACAG